The following coding sequences lie in one Cryptococcus gattii WM276 chromosome L, complete sequence genomic window:
- a CDS encoding uncharacterized protein (Similar to TIGR gene model, INSD accession AAW45040.1), translating to MSRQPSKKYTISNPQPLNTRFPTPYNTDTSPPRPARSRMRDAPRPPRDTLEIPPLSPISPLSPSSHGHHQPFTSDVFAEDRAQRMEMRAQMSAAAQQASQPFQLSGASNTETMRNVVGAFMSAGRQHEQPSPARRPHKSEARMKKPHREEVWEDEEGGEFGEIDSAMRQVKQDWPFVMESDFSPSSLALSLLSQTPSPSLPQHPSLSSFLRLHEFLSAGLRAAVQAHSKSFAASLPSHRNFLDILEKAQEQVRKSKQELKAARDGFAGKGKTELTGQVPDQLESLVGDKRFLQASLILVRSIETINKPELREIGALSDLRSYFVTQETTIAEILIEELHNHIYLKTFYSDSRWKPYNPGRVDLPIIGLQGEDFTFLQSPDPNLASPNPNHNHINTPTTSATTNVNNATAGPGPSSKFSRYLSQLNTKPSTRPMLQYENGDLIPSISTTPTLFHQQNTFGSGAPPPPGMSQTGSHTSLSSLLGGMAGNTGNSSPETDSYIYIENLLEALAVLGRLGQALDTIAQRAPGEIFALVDGTLDEVEERTEQRREEDLSLRPQNLLGNVDPITSSRTNLPAATTTAVAAAVSGRKRLFSPAETSRIEISLGAAGPPEHAALLKDLFWTLYSKLAAVLEGHRVMYEVSRWISSRPDFKDSTTPKGSSINIPVSEMWRPVQQEIRTLLSNYLSDDRPGSRLDRNPILSINEVLRDPKVSRDKSKPMFRFNDSDSRAVQKEIKPIDDSVQQALRSSVPGLVNIQSDQPVSIVPETDDRFSPSSGRYRTLVPPNAFNVTTLFQPTLAFIHRASAIVPPGFESETQGFSTVLEDFVVKVFLRQLDEKVTAGFQKAVSGYDAYQVDRGMSSTDMKQPPLKSSVRVMALIHSLCIMLQTTPFHRENYSRLIVGVIVQYYQQCSARFKDLVSHPATFETDSDRPMVLPAVWAQREDITKCLSEMRSVPSTDRAGMASVSHKEIRLEMELLHDRPVSESNLINSNRKLEALGNLSQSLRWFIDALLDLQSVSEEPVSPEGPELDVLKAVPPLLSANSDEPQLPLTRAMAQRYQAIIQTYEQLAEMVLNAIRLEIRCRVMCNISASMQKGDFRLESEALEPDSDILDLNTSLIEFEELAQRTISPDDHSFIFRALGQLVDHCLIAYASKYVKGVNAAGVRKIKRDILSLQQTLRGIAASSEQGVLSRAAGFWDLYEQGPKKMLEDLKNINGTPPYTFEDYNTMLKLQCKSNTDELNTYLIDLHALSMDVEGWDLGED from the exons CTATCCGGTGCGTCAAACACAGAGACAATGCGCAACGTCGTTGGCGCGTTCATGAGCGCAGGTCGCCAGCACGAGCAGCCCTCTCCTGCGAGACGGCCACACAAAAGCGAAGCGAGAATGAAGAAACCCCATCGTGAAGAGGTCTgggaagacgaggaaggaGGTGAATTCGGAGAGATTGATTCAGCCATGCGACAAGTCAAACAGGATTGGCCATTTGTCATGGAGAGCGATTTCTCGCCATCATCCCTTGCCCTGTCACTCCTCTCCCAGACCCCATCCCCGTCTCTCCCGCAACACCCCAGCCTCTCGTCTTTCCTCAGACTGCACGAATTCCTGTCGGCTGGTTTACGAGCCGCAGTCCAGGCCCACTCCAAGTCGTTTGCTGCATCCTTGCCTTCTCATCGAAACTTTTTGGATATCCTCGAAAAGGCCCAAGAACAGGTACGCAAGTCCAAACAAGAACTCAAGGCTGCAAGAGATGGATTCGCGGGTAAAGGAAAGACAGAATTGACGGGG CAAGTCCCCGACCAGCTTGAATCCCTTGTCGGAGATAAACGCTTTCTCCAAGCTTCCCTCATTCTCGTTCGAAGCATTGAAACCATCAACAAACCCGAGCTTCGTGAAATTGGCGCCCTGTCAGATCTCAGATCGTATTTTGTGACACAGGAAACA ACGATTGCAGAAATCCTTATTGAAGAGCTCCACAATCACATTTATCTCAAAACCTTTTACAGCGATTCACGATGGAAGCCCTATAACCCTGGCCGAGTCGATCTCCCAATCATTGGGTTGCAAGGCGAAGACTTTACTTTTCTCCAATCTCCCGATCCCAATTTAGCTTCCCCCAATCCCAATCATAACCACATCAACACTCCCACCACTTCCGCCACCACCAACGTCAACAACGCTACTGCCGGACCAGGCCCATCCTCCAAATTCTCTCGCTATCTGTCTCAACTCAATACCAAACCCAGTACGAGACCGATGCTCCAATACGAAAACGGCGATCTCATACCGTCCATTTCGACCACGCCCACCCTTTTTCACCAACAGAACACGTTTGGCTCTGGGgcgccgccgccgccggGCATGTCCCAAACGGGCTCGCACACTTCTCTATCCTCTCTTCTTGGTGGCATGGCAGGAAACACGGGCAACAGCAGCCCCGAAACAGATTCGTACATCTATATCGAGAATCTGCTAGAGGCTTTAGCAGTGCTAGGAAGGTTGGGCCAGGCTTTGGATACTATTGCACAGAGAGCGCCCGGGGAGATTTTCGCTTTGGTGGATGGTACGTTGGATGAAGTTGAAGAACG AACCGAGCAACgacgagaagaagatctTTCGCTCCGCCCTCAAAACTTGTTAGGCAACGTTGACCCAATCACATCATCACGAACAAATCTTCCCGCtgccaccaccaccgccgTTGCGGCCGCCGTGTCCGGCAGAAAACGTCTCTTCTCCCCTGCCGAAACGTCGCGAATCGAGATCTCACTAGGTGCAGCTGGACCGCCCGAGCATGCTGCTTTGCTCAAGGATTTGTTTTGGACTCTGTACTCCAAGTTGGCAGCGGTGCTGGAAGGTCATAGGGTCATGTATGAAGTGTCAAGATGGATATCTTCT CGACCGGATTTCAAGGACAGCACGACTCCCAAAGGTTCATCTATCAATATTCCAGTATCGGAAATGTGGCGGCCTGTCCAGCAAGAA ATAAGAACATTGCTGAGCAATTATTTGTCGGATGACCGGCCTGGATCAAGACTTGATAGAAACCCCATCTTGTCCATTAACGAGGTCTTGCGAGATCCAAAGGTTTCTCGAGATAAATCCAAG CCAATGTTCAGATTCAACGACAGTGACTCTCGCGCCGTCCAAAAAGAAATCAAACCCATCGACGACTCTGTCCAGCAAGCTCTCCGCTCGTCTGTCCCTGGTCTCGTCAACATACAATCCGATCAACCTGTTTCCATCGTCCCCGAGACCGACGACCGCTTCTCCCCATCCTCGGGCCGATACCGCACCCTCGTCCCGCCCAACGCTTTCAACGTCACCACCCTTTTCCAACCCACCTTGGCATTCATCCATCGTGCATCGGCGATTGTACCTCCAGGCTTCGAGAGCGAGACCCAAGGATTTTCGACCGTCTTGGAAGACTTTGTAGTCAAAGTGTTCTTGAGACAGTTGGATGAAAAAGTGACAGCAGGATTCCAAAAGGCTGTGTCGGGATACGATGCTTATCAGGTTGATCGGGGTATGTCGTCAACAGACATGAAGCAGCCACCGCTCAAG TCGAGCGTGCGTGTGATGGCGCTGATACATAGTCTCTGCATTATGCTGCAAACAACTCCCTTCCACCGGGAGAATTATAGTCGGCTCATCGTGGGCGTCATCGTCCAATATTATCAGCAATGCAGCGCGAGATTCAAAG ACTTGGTCTCCCATCCTGCTACCTTTGAAACCGACTCGGACCGGCCGATGGTGCTTCCAGCCGTCTGGGCCCAGCGGGAAGACATCACTAAATGTCTATCCGAAATGCGTTCGGTCCCTAGCACCGATCGTGCGGGTATGGCATCGGTCAGTCACAAGGAAATCAGGCTCGAGATGGAATTGCTGCACGACAGACCGGTTTCAGAATCGAATTTGATCAATTCGAATCGCAAGTTGGAGGCCCTTGGCAACTTGTCTCAGAGTTTG CGCTGGTTCATCGACGCTTTACTCGACTTGCAATCGGTATCTGAAGAACCAGTCTCTCCAGAAGGGCCCGAGCTGGACGTCTTGAAGGCTgtccctcctcttctttctgcTAATTCGGATGAACCCCAATTACCTCTAACCAGAGCTATGGCACA ACGGTACCAAGCAATCATACAAACGTATGAGCAGCTTGCAGAGATGGTGCTCAACGCCATCAGGCTGGAAATTCGGTGCAGAGTCATGTGTAACATTAGCGCTTCCATGCAAAAG GGAGATTTCAGGTTGGAAAGTGAAGCGCTCGAGCCAGATTCTGACATCTTGGATCTCAATACAAGCCTTATAGAATTTGAAGAGCTTGCTCAAAGAACTATCTCACCTGATGATCACAG CTTCATCTTCCGCGCTCTAGGGCAACTGGTCGACCACTGCTTGATTGCCTATGCCTCCAAATACGTCAAGGGCGTTAATGCTGCCGGTGTGCGTAAGATCAAGCGCGATATTCTCAGCTTGCAGCAAACCTTGCGGGGGATTGCAGCATCTAGTGAACAGGGTGTACTTAGCCGGGCTGCAGGCTTCTGGGACTTGTACGAACAAGGGCCAAAG AAAATGCTGGAGGATTTGAAGAACATTAACGGAACACCTCCTTATACCTTTGAAGACTACAACACAATGCTTAAACTACAATGTAAGAGTAACACGGATGAACTCAACACATACCTCATTGATCTACACGCTTTATCCATGGACGTCGAAGGCTGGGACCTCGGAGAGGATTGA
- a CDS encoding uncharacterized protein (Similar to SGTC gene model, INSD accession EAL17654.1), producing METELVNHGDVFSSSPGRAPEHEQYRRTKSDNANSAVETGFAPGNKSQVSIESIFIPKKKKPLGMTRRQVAPTGSQSSTGLYQGIAKTSAMDLRRQRQMGTDKGEVELRALGAISRAESESSKEERKARKNRERDQGNWRFKKEALQPSRASRSCSAIHDSSDESDAKRTKRFKKTSPSSSNREADRVFEQLLATERKLEKLYSQTTSGTRSGVTSRKVMDATRKKGKGRKSEPGDLPSPTKRPSTFKSSNQMTSNNRAESGARSSTAFRSTSSSPSFSPHKIKKTSKTKSRNTFDGISRNPSVSVTKSKIKDPLLSTTVQVSDTENDEDDELALGSTPPKHQSEGYRDKAPVAPNSSLSSDVDAFNLMYGSQTSTKATKNGRRLGGRDSDVLVSTSEESMVFTPKPSRALAKSHRADTVIKIAKAKATKRGLSNSSDNDESMVEMFKGKRRALSVEDSTPKARNAKSVREGAPRADPKVQNEESDEDYVVHAKKPPVKLGKTIVSQCYGKKTVNSDDERTTPAPLPLEELPETPQKKREGTARQLLARDNDKGFYFFETLSSNMDSSDYDEFDDEFLDGPSILVIAEDELDAETMALLGENEFTKKEREYLLSFMDWTNLCPYCNLPLPNEPSQHHEYLKAKLHKLSTPAPTDENPNARALSWQKAIEFCSLHQAETTIIPLGIRAGFPVDIDFGNLDRRLESGWIRNELDKIVRQPEKSAVFREVKKEVEKVGRIKWGSLAHQSKEERLAAVKPGYGELGRIIITDHFQLLRRLNYMMPNIPPAKSSSEFSQDVVTAIDPLSPSDFIANVLVPEAANFLIMQDRGQKEFDQTTYEAASKTRAESSKYGEWKFPEASKSSKTVLENLRCSIDDKRRRLAKIRGKKKTKSGKEDLETESESGYKQEDAIAVDESPKKLCRSSSVYDEGWEEDHWESAAKLVD from the exons ATGGAAACGGAGCTGGTCAACCACGGCGACGTCTTTAGCTCTTCACCGGGCAGAGCCCCAGAGCACGAGCAGTACAGGCGCACGAAATCGGATAACGCGAACAGCGCTGTGGAGACTGGGTTTGCCCCCGGGAACAAAAGCCAGGTATCAATAGAAAGCATTTTCATCCccaaaaagaagaaaccGCTTGGTATGACAAGGCGACAGGTTGCTCCCACGGGCTCTCAGAGCTCTACTGGTTTATATCAAGGGATCGCAAAAACCTCTGCGATGGACCTAAGGCGGCAACGCCAGATGGGAACGGATAAGGGCGAGGTTGAATTAAGAGCCTTAGGGGCGATTTCAAGAGCAGAGTCGGAGAGCAGCAAAGAGGAGCGAAAAGCGAGGAAAAATCGAGAACGAGATCAGGGCAACTGGCGGTTTAAGAAAGAGGCATTACAGCCTTCGCGTGCGTCCAGGTCTTGCTCTGCGATCCATGATTCCTCGGATGAGTCGGACGCAAAAAGGACAAAGCGGTTCAAAAAGACATCTCCGTCATCATCAAATCGAGAGGCAGACAGAGTGTTCGAACAGCTCTTAGCCACAGAACGCAAGTTGGAAAAACTATACAGTCAAACGACTTCAGGTACCAGAAGTGGTGTTACTTCACGAAAAGTTATGGATGCGACGAGAAAAAAGGGCAAAGGGCGAAAGTCTGAGCCTGGGGATCTACCTTCCCCTACAAAACGGCCATCAACATTCAAAAGTAGTAATCAGATGACATCGAACAACAGAGCCGAATCTGGTGCCAGGTCTTCCACTGCTTTCAGATCAACCAGTTCATCGCCGTCCTTCTCCCCTCATAAAATCAAGAAGACATCCAAAACCAAGTCAAGAAATACCTTCGACGGCATATCACGCAATCCCTCCGTTTCTGTTACCAAATCGAAAATCAAAGATCCTCTATTGTCGACGACTGTCCAAGTCAGCGACACGgagaatgatgaagatgatgaacTTGCGTTGGGGAGCACACCCCCCAAGCATCAATCAGAGGGTTATAGAGACAAAGCGCCGGTCGCGCCCAATTCCTCACTGTCCAGCGACGTAGATGCCTTCAATTTGATGTACGGCTCTCAGACATCCACCAAAGCCACCAAAAATGGGAGGCGACTGGGCGGAAGAGACAGCGACGTTCTCGTGTCCACTTCAGAAGAGTCAATGGTCTTTACGCCAAAACCTTCAAGAGCTCTCGCAAAGTCTCATCGAGCGGATACAGTCATCAAGATCGCGAAAGCCAAAGCGACAAAGCGAGGGTTATCTAACTCTTCCGATAATGATGAAAGCATGGTAGAAATGTTCAAGGGCAAAAGGAGAGCCTTGAGTGTGGAAGACTCGACGCCGAAAGCCAGGAATGCGAAATCCGTCCGAGAAGGTGCTCCTAGGGCGGACCCGAAAGTACAGAATGAAGAGAGCGATGAGGATTATGTTGTTCACGCCAAAAAACCACCTGTGAAACTGGGAAAGACCATAGTCTCTCAGTGCTATGGCAAAAAGACGGTCAACTCCGACGACGAACGCACAACACCAGCTCCCCTTCCCCTTGAAGAACTACCAGAGACTCCGCAAAAGAAACGCGAAGGGACCGCTCGACAGCTCTTAGCTAGGGACAATGACAAGGGCTTTTATTTCTTCGAGACGTTATCATCAAACATGGATTCATCTGACTATGACGAATTTGACGACGAATTCTTGGACGGCCC TTCTATACTGGTCATCGCAGAGGATGAATTGGATGCTGAGACGATGGCTTTGCTGGGAGAAAATGAATTCACTAAGAAAGAACGAGAATATCTGTTGTCTTTCATGGATTGGACCAATCTTTGTCCT TACTGCAATTTGCCTCTTCCCAACGAGCCTAGCCAACATCATGAATACCTCAAAGCTAAATTGCATAAGTTATCCACTCCTGCCCCAACTGACGAAAATCCCAATGCCCGCGCGTTGAGCTGGCAAAAAGCAATTGAGTTCTGTTCTCTCCATCAGGCTGAAACAACTATCATTCCTTTGGGGATACGTGCTGGCTTCCCAGTTGACATCGATTTCGGGAATCTGGACAGACGACTAGAATCAGGATGGATTAGGAATGAGCTTGATAAAATCGTCAGACAGCCAGAGAAGAGCGCTGTTTTCAGAGAGGTGAAAAAGGAAGTAGAGAAAGTCGGGCGTATAAAGTGGGGCAGTTTGGCTCATCAGtcaaaggaagaaagatTAGCAGCGGTCAAACCGGG CTATGGTGAGCTTGGAAGAATTATTATCACGGACCATTTTCAATTGCTCCGCCGATTGAACTACATGATGCCCAATATCCCTCCAGCCAAATCGTCGTCCGAATTCAGTCAAGACGTTGTCACTGCCATCGATCCTCTTTCACCCTCCGACTTTATAGCCAATGTTCTCGTGCCTGAAGCTGCCAATTTTCTTATTATGCAAGATAGAGGGCAGAAAGAATTTGATCAGACAACGTACGAAGCGGCCTCCAAGACAAGAGCAGAGAGCTCAAAGTATGGCGAGTGGAAATTCCCCGAGGCATCGAAGAGCTCGAAGACAGTGTTGGAGAATCTTAGGTGTAGCATCGACGACAAGCGAAGGAGGCTGGCGAAGATACGcgggaagaagaagacgaaaTCAGGAAAGGAGGATCTGGAGACAGAGAGCGAGAGCGGATATAAGCAGGAGGATGCAATTGCTGTCGACGAATCACCTAAGAAGTTGTGTCGCTCTAGTAGCGTGTACGATGAAGGGTGGGAAGAGGATCATTGGGAATCGGCGGCCAAATTGGTtgattga
- a CDS encoding uncharacterized protein (Similar to TIGR gene model, INSD accession AAW45251.1) — protein MIKEESWRREGIWERQCHAGPSRLRDEPEHAHHAAGDTASGGSNEKDGSRRRQHRATRTRRQIRQNRTSHLSTILPPLFLLPFLGATSAAPAVIPAQPTRRELPSTPTVSPTVTTILNPTGTLDKRVKYLTSVITPSVLPTEIHYVDETTLPYLLTQHTDGSWRKAEAGWFLYGRRIASPTGGTTLSTDSKNDIEDTEEVVTNRTVSMDGYSSSNHSSSSATTPNATGTAVPSFAVEKALPNGWGYSSNRTSIYKVPLIAVASVIMAIAIVVLIVIYALNRRKKHRKQKRAKERLRRKALAAAGLTEDDINGSAAEAAFKEKLAEMERKHKAKKKRDGQMGLARSKVKGWNARLGTIRRRKGKKEEKDDEVMSVEEVKGMEEDIVERESVEQPEVTLSPHLVSTPSLTPTQTPPEQPAPVETSAPDSDTAFPISPTTYFPPAYRPASIHSMPTSTAGPSRPSASVHPPYLSSEGPTGSSMPGEKTQAPGYYPAPATEDGEIALAVASRSDGKARLVEPPAVSQEENPHSRMGHIATDDKRVLEILRMGGSAPPPVQTEVEESPTAPVVDVDDAGFEIIPTIPEEDGGARTSTESEKERLAFPPPPQLSARLAQFHNLDSPAPSAPPITSPSAPDHQYTMPSAPPLEMPDAEPSAPPLALDEEVGGPSAPPLGSDVDSESEPSDESSHSSSRCDASTGDVAVEPPDPNGMVSEERRESIAPSVASSRSGSVQGVQGVFLPRYEP, from the exons ATGATCAAGGAAGAAAGctggaggagagaaggcATATGGGAGCGTCAGTGCCACGCTGGGCCATCCAGGCTCAGGGATGAGCCAGAGCATGCCCATCACGCCGCGGGAGATACTGCAAGCGGAGGGAGCAATGAGAAGGATGGCAGCAGGCGGCGGCAGCATAGAGCAACTAGGACACGACGCCAAATACGGCAAAATCGGACTTCACACCTCTCCACCATTCTCCCACCACTATTCCTCCTACCTTTTCTTGGTGCGACTTCAGCTGCTCCAGCAGTCATACCAGCTCAGCCTACTCGGCGTGAACTACCTTCTACTCCCACTGTCTCGCCGACTGTCACAACTATCCTTAATCCTACGGGCACCCTTGACAAACGAGTCAAATACCTGACATCAGTGATCACACCCTCTGTCTTGCCAACTGAGATACATTATGTCGACGAAACGACTTTACCGTATCTGCTGACCCAGCATACTGATGGATCTTGGAGAAAGGCGGAAGCTGGATGGTTCCTTTATGGTCGAAGAATAGCG TCGCCGACAGGTGGAACGACTCTGTCCACCGACAGCAAAAATGATATAGAAGATACTGAGGAAGTCGTCACCAATCGAACTGTTTCCATGGACGGCTATAGTTCTAGCAATCATAGCAGTTCATCCGCCACAACACCAAATGCGACTGGTACTGCCGTACCCTCTTTTGCTGTGGAAAAAGCGTTACCAAATGG GTGGGGATACTCCTCGAATCGGACCAGCATCTATAAAGTGCCACTCATAGCAGTCGCGAGTGTGATCATGGCCATTGCAATTGTTGTCCTCATTGTCAT ATACGCCCTCAATAGGCGAAAGAAGCATCGCAAACAAAAGCGCGCTAAAGAACGACTTCGCCGAAAAGCGCTTGCAGCTGCTGGTCTTACTGAAGATGATATCAACGGCTCGGCAGCTGAAGCCGCATTCAAGGAAAAACTTGCCGAGATGGAGCGAAAGCACaaggcaaagaagaagagagatggaCAGATGGGGCTGGCTAGGAGTAAGGTTAAAGGGTGGAATGCGAGATTAGGAACCATCAGACGtagaaagggaaagaaggaggagaaggacgATGAGGTGATGAGTGTGGAAGAAGTTAAAGGAATGGAAGAGGACATCGTCGAACGAGAATCTGTGGAACAACCGGAAGTTACACTGTCGCCACATCTTGTCTCGACCCCCTCCCTAACACCTACACAGACCCCTCCTGAGCAACCGGCTCCCGTCGAAACTTCGGCGCCCGACTCCGATACTGCATTTCCTATATCACCTACAACATACTTTCCACCCGCATATCGACCCGCGTCCATCCATTCAATGCCAACCTCCACGGCAGGTCCTTCGCGCCCATCGGCGTCTGTTCATCCTCCGTATTTGTCATCTGAAGGTCCCACAGGAAGTTCTATGCCAGGAGAGAAGACCCAAGCCCCTGGTTACTATCCTGCGCCGGCCAcagaagatggagagatTGCTCTGGCAGTTGCATCTCGCTCCGATGGTAAAGCCCGACTTGTTGAGCCTCCTGCTGTCTCACAAGAGGAGAATCCTCATTCAAGAATGGGTCACATCGCAACGGACGATAAGCGTGTGCTAGAAATATTGAGGATGGGTGGATCCGCTCCTCCACCTGTCCAGACAGAGGTTGAAGAGAGTCCAACTGCGCCGGTTGTCGATGTCGATGATGCTGGGTTTGAGATCATCCCTACCATTCCGGAGGAAGACGGAGGTGCCCGTACGAGTACGGAATcagaaaaggaaagatTAGCGTTCCCACCTCCACCACAACTTAGTGCAAGGTTGGCGCAGTTCCATAATTTGGATAGTCCCGCACCTTCTGCTCCTCCCATTACTTCACCGTCCGCTCCTGACCATCAGTATACGATGCCTTCGGCGCCGCCGCTGGAAATGCCCGACGCGGAACCGTCAGCGCCGCCTCTAGCGCTTGATGAGGAAGTAGGTGGACCGTCTGCCCCACCGCTGGGATCTGATGTCGACTCGGAATCAGAGCCGAGCGATGAGTCGTCCCACTCTTCGTCCAGATGTGATGCCTCGACGGGTGACGTTGCAGTAGAACCGCCTGATCCAAATGGAATGGTATCAGAAGAGAGACGGGAGAGTATTGCTCCATCGGTTGCTTCTAGCAGAAGCGGGAGTGTTCAGGGCGTCCAAGGTGTTTTCCTACCTCGTTACGAACCATGA
- a CDS encoding uncharacterized protein (Similar to SGTC gene model, INSD accession EAL17656.1): MSTPTLTLNDGVKIPKIGFGLGTTHYAKDCVDHLVSALKTGYTYIDCAQMYSNSKSVKDALQKWGGKREDLFILQKCGSSGDGESEKNPKVILKGLLQEMGVDYVDLYLLHSPLLFAPKYTINEAWAIMEEIKSEGLAKSIGVSNFREEDLLELQKTWKVVPSVNQIEFHPYNFHANNMIRLQDFCHSNKITIQCYGPLTPLTKAPGGPVDSVVKRIAQAKGYEDSQILLNWAAQKSEGVVVTTSANEHRQKLQLEAITQKGKLTQDEINEISEAGKKQFFRAFMQQVWDKAKQ, from the exons ATGTCTACTCCTACCTTAACTCTCAATGATGGTGTCAAGATCCCCAAGATTGGATTTGGTCTTG GTACCACTCACTACGCGAAGGATTGCGTCGACCATCTGGTCTCAGCCTTAAAGACCGGCTATACCTACATTGACTGCGCCCAAATGTATAGCAACAGCAAGAGCGTCAAGGACGCTCTGCAAAAGTGGGGCGGTAAGAGGGAGGATCTCTTCATTTTGCAAAAGT GCGGCAGCAGCGGGGACGGTGAATCGGAGAAGAACCCCAAGGTTATCTTGAAGGGTTTACTCCAGGAAATGGGTGTCGATTACGTTGACCTTT ATCTCCTCCACTCCCCACTT CTCTTCGCTCCCAAGTACACCATCAATGAAGCATGGGCTATCATGGAGGAAATCAAATCGGAAGGCCTTGCCAAGTCCATTGGTGTCAGTAATTTCAGGGAGGAGGACCTCTTAGAGTTGCAAAAGACTTGGAAAGTTGTGCCAAGTGTTAACCAG ATTGAATTCCACCCTTACAACTTCCATGCCAACAACATGATTCGTCTCCAGGATTTCTGTCACTCCAACAAGATCACCATTCAATGCTACGGCCCTCTCACTCCTCTCACCAAGGCTCCTGGTGGACCCGTAGATTCTGTAGTCAAGAGAATCGCGCAGGCCAAAGGGTACGAAGACTCACAGATATTGCTCAACTGGGCCGCCCAGAAGAGTGAGGGTGTTGTCGTAACCACCTCGGCTAACGAACATAGACAGAAGTTGCAGTTGGAAGCCATTACTCAGAAGGGGAAGCTCACTCAGGACGAGATAAATGAGATCAGCGAGGCGGGCAAGAAGCAGTTTTTCAGGGCATTCATGCAACAGGTCTGGGACAAGGCCAAGCAGTAA
- a CDS encoding Hypothetical Protein (Similar to TIGR gene model, INSD accession AAW45276.1): protein MLAAFALAVLPLLSSVVAIDGCTRNATVQSGDTCDSISRQYGVSTYQLALVNDATIDENCDNLTPDESVCLGIEGQDCTKVYTVVANDTCAWIQEMYGISNETLYANNPQIDAECENIYVGEVLCVDTDAFSYPSYNETLYNALAWTYLPYCDE from the exons ATGCTCGCTGCTTTTGCCCTTGCCGTTTTGCCTCTCCTCTCAT CCGTCGTCGCTATTGATGGATGCACTCGAAACGCCACTGTGCAGTCTGGTGACACATGTGACTCCATTT CTCGTCAATACGGCGTTTCCACCTACCAGCTTGCCCTTGTGAATGATGCCACCATCGACGAGAACTGCGACAACTTGACTCCTGACGAGTCTGTCTGCCTCGGTATTGAGGGACAAGACTGCACGAAGGTCTACACTGTTGTTGCCAACGA TACCTGCGCATGGATACAGGAGATGTACGGTATCAGCAATGAGACACTCTACGCCAATAACCCCCAAATCGACGCCGAGTGCGAGAACATTTACGTCGGCGAGGTCCTCTGCGTTGACACCGACGCTTTTTCTTATCCCTCTTACAATGAGACTCTTTACAAC GCCCTCGCTTGGACCTACCTTCCTTACTGCGACGAGTAA